The Ailuropoda melanoleuca isolate Jingjing chromosome 9, ASM200744v2, whole genome shotgun sequence genome includes a region encoding these proteins:
- the CHRAC1 gene encoding chromatin accessibility complex protein 1 isoform X2, which produces MADAVAGRDKCGEPRLVSLPLSRIRVIMKSSPEVSSINQEALVLTTKATELFVQYLATYSYRHGSGKERKALTYSDLSNTAEESETFQFLADILPKKILASKYLKMLKEKRDEDEEENDSDDGSNGDEAES; this is translated from the exons ATGGCGGACGCGGTCGCGGGTAGAGACAAGTGCGGAGAGCCGCGGCTCGTGTCGCTACCCCTGTCCCGCATCCGGGTCATCATGAAGAGCTCCCCCGAGGTGTCCAGCATCAACCAGGAGGCGCTGGTGCTCACGACCAAGGCCACG gaACTCTTTGTTCAATATCTGGCCACCTATTCCTACAGACATGgcagtggaaaagaaaggaaagcactCACTTACAGTGATTTATCAAATACTGCAGAGGAATCAGAAACTTTTCAGTTTCTTGCAG atatattacCAAAGAAGATTTTAGCTAGTAAATATCTGAAAATGCTTAAAGAGAAGAGGGACGAGGACGAGGAGGAGAATGACAGCGATGATGGGAGTAACGGGGACGAAGCAGAATCCTAG